A window of Parasynechococcus marenigrum WH 8102 contains these coding sequences:
- a CDS encoding YcjF family protein, which yields MKLPLSLAPLWPPRQALVGPIALAGGGLLLGQWLVNDLLHVPGGGLGLLAAGAGVIWFGRRSGSPSFQEPSTVQGWVERCGSVLDQFEAFEGETAAGCALRRLRLQQVIEREAPLKVALVCVDASSRPALEPLQQALTGSKPLELSLAHPLDSQGGERIWPSGLEDQDLILFSLSAPLMAADLLWLQQLPREQRAWLLVRSGQEQSSSETQAELSPQLDDRWFERMAVMQNGDAHLRRALVPIRRELQKAGLLAETRQRLLRGLHQTWQAELEQLRWVRFQQLQGRTQWLVAGSVFASPLASVDLLAVAVANGLMIREMATIWGSTVKIELLQEAAAQLARVALAQGVVEWTGQTLLGLAKLDGGTWLVAGSMQALSAAYLTRVVGRSMADWLALSAGVAEPDLVELRQRAPLLVAQAAEEERLNWNDFLQDSRRWLLQATS from the coding sequence TTGAAACTTCCGCTGTCGCTGGCTCCCCTCTGGCCGCCTCGCCAAGCCCTGGTGGGACCGATTGCTCTGGCGGGTGGCGGCTTGTTACTGGGTCAGTGGTTGGTCAATGACCTGCTGCATGTTCCCGGCGGTGGTCTGGGGCTGCTGGCCGCTGGTGCCGGGGTGATCTGGTTCGGTCGACGCTCCGGGTCACCCAGCTTCCAGGAGCCCTCCACGGTTCAGGGATGGGTTGAACGCTGTGGTTCCGTTCTGGACCAGTTCGAGGCCTTTGAAGGTGAGACGGCCGCAGGCTGCGCGTTGCGGCGGCTGAGATTGCAACAAGTCATCGAGCGAGAGGCGCCTCTGAAGGTGGCGTTGGTGTGTGTTGACGCCAGCAGTCGACCCGCGCTGGAGCCTCTTCAGCAGGCCCTGACCGGTTCGAAGCCGCTGGAACTGTCGTTAGCCCATCCCCTGGACTCCCAGGGCGGTGAACGGATCTGGCCCTCAGGGTTGGAGGATCAGGACCTGATCCTGTTCAGCTTGTCGGCGCCATTGATGGCGGCGGATCTTCTCTGGCTGCAGCAGCTGCCACGCGAACAACGGGCCTGGTTGCTGGTGCGATCGGGGCAGGAGCAATCCAGCAGCGAGACCCAGGCTGAGCTGTCTCCGCAGCTCGATGATCGCTGGTTTGAGCGCATGGCTGTGATGCAGAACGGGGACGCCCATCTGCGGCGTGCCCTCGTCCCGATTCGTCGAGAGCTTCAGAAGGCTGGATTGCTGGCTGAAACCCGTCAACGCCTCCTGCGTGGTCTCCATCAGACCTGGCAGGCGGAGCTTGAACAGTTGCGTTGGGTCCGTTTTCAGCAACTGCAGGGACGGACCCAGTGGCTTGTGGCGGGGTCTGTGTTCGCTTCGCCCTTGGCCAGCGTCGATCTCTTGGCTGTAGCCGTCGCCAACGGTCTGATGATCCGTGAGATGGCGACGATCTGGGGCTCAACGGTGAAGATCGAGCTGCTTCAGGAGGCAGCCGCCCAGCTGGCCCGCGTCGCCCTTGCTCAGGGGGTGGTCGAGTGGACCGGTCAGACTCTGCTGGGACTGGCGAAGCTGGATGGAGGCACCTGGTTGGTGGCAGGGTCCATGCAGGCCTTGAGTGCTGCCTACCTGACGCGGGTTGTGGGGAGGTCGATGGCCGACTGGTTGGCCCTCAGTGCAGGCGTCGCCGAGCCGGATCTTGTTGAACTTCGGCAGCGTGCTCCCTTGCTGGTGGCTCAAGCGGCGGAGGAGGAACGGCTGAATTGGAATGACTTTCTGCAGGATTCACGCCGCTGGTTGCTTCAAGCAACTTCATGA
- a CDS encoding cation diffusion facilitator family transporter — MAIALESHGGGRSGDRRSDVRRVLMVALGLNISMSLLKLLVGVTSGSLAVIADAMHSATDALSSLTGLITNNLSDPQPDRDHPYGHHKYEAVGALGIAGFILFTALEILLRSGERLLEGLPPIRVGGHELMLLVLVLGFNLLLAGYEHREGRRLNSSLLKADAQHAASDVWTTVVVLLGMAGALWLEISWLDIALAIPMALLLIRVCWKVLRRTLPWLVDHIAIAPESIHREVMAVAGVINCHDIASRGVLGQQVFIDMHMVVETNDLSTAHRITELVEERLDRVFGPVRCTIHLEPKDYVEDGITYTGTHG, encoded by the coding sequence ATGGCCATCGCCCTGGAGAGCCACGGAGGCGGCAGGTCCGGTGACCGGCGATCAGACGTCCGCCGAGTGCTGATGGTGGCCCTTGGGCTGAACATCAGCATGTCGCTGTTGAAATTGCTGGTGGGTGTCACCAGCGGATCGCTGGCGGTGATCGCTGATGCCATGCACAGCGCCACGGATGCACTCTCCAGCCTCACGGGGTTGATCACCAACAACCTCTCCGACCCTCAGCCGGATCGGGATCACCCCTATGGCCATCACAAATACGAAGCCGTCGGGGCCCTCGGTATTGCTGGATTCATCCTGTTCACAGCGCTGGAGATCCTGCTGCGCTCCGGGGAACGGCTGCTGGAAGGGCTTCCGCCGATCCGCGTTGGGGGCCACGAACTCATGCTGTTGGTGCTGGTTCTTGGGTTCAACCTTCTGTTGGCGGGCTACGAACACCGGGAGGGTCGACGCCTCAACAGCTCTCTGCTCAAGGCCGATGCGCAGCACGCCGCCAGCGATGTATGGACCACTGTGGTGGTGCTGCTTGGGATGGCAGGTGCCCTCTGGCTCGAGATCTCCTGGCTGGACATCGCTCTGGCGATTCCGATGGCACTGCTTTTGATCAGGGTGTGCTGGAAGGTGCTACGCCGCACCCTGCCCTGGCTGGTGGACCACATCGCGATCGCGCCGGAATCCATCCACAGGGAAGTCATGGCCGTGGCCGGCGTGATCAACTGTCACGACATCGCCAGTCGCGGCGTTCTGGGTCAGCAGGTGTTCATCGACATGCACATGGTGGTGGAGACCAACGATCTATCGACAGCCCACCGCATCACTGAACTGGTGGAGGAGAGACTCGATCGGGTCTTCGGCCCGGTGCGCTGCACGATTCATCTGGAGCCCAAGGATTATGTGGAGGACGGGATCACCTACACCGGCACCCATGGTTGA
- the trpS gene encoding tryptophan--tRNA ligase, protein MGRPRVLSGVQPTGALHLGNWLGAIRNWVDLQDTHDTFVCVVDLHAITVPHDPARLADDTLNTAALYLACGMDPQRCSIFIQSQVAAHSELCWLLNCVTPLNWLERMIQFKEKAVKQGDNVSVGLLDYPVLMAADILLYDADLVPVGEDQKQHLELARDIAQQRINARFGSEERPVLKVPKPLILKEGARVMSLTDGRSKMSKSDPNEGSRITLLDPPELITKKIKRAKTDPKRGLEFSNPDRPETDNLLGLYAILSGKGREAAADECADMGWGQFKPLLADAAVAALEPIQARHKELMADRVELDRVLAKGRDQAESVANASLERVRDALGFAKCS, encoded by the coding sequence ATGGGGAGACCGAGGGTTCTCTCCGGTGTGCAGCCGACCGGTGCCTTGCACCTCGGCAACTGGCTTGGAGCGATTCGCAACTGGGTTGATCTCCAGGACACCCACGACACCTTTGTGTGCGTGGTTGATCTCCATGCCATCACCGTTCCCCACGACCCGGCCCGGCTAGCGGACGACACCCTCAACACCGCTGCGCTCTATCTGGCCTGCGGGATGGATCCGCAGCGGTGCTCAATTTTCATCCAGAGTCAAGTCGCCGCCCACAGTGAGCTGTGCTGGCTGCTGAACTGCGTGACACCGCTCAACTGGTTGGAGCGGATGATTCAGTTCAAGGAAAAGGCCGTGAAACAGGGGGACAACGTCTCCGTCGGCCTTCTGGATTACCCCGTTCTGATGGCGGCAGACATCCTTCTCTATGACGCGGACCTCGTTCCAGTCGGGGAAGACCAGAAGCAACACCTGGAGCTGGCGCGTGACATCGCCCAACAGCGGATCAATGCGCGCTTCGGAAGCGAAGAACGTCCGGTACTGAAGGTACCCAAGCCGCTCATCCTCAAAGAAGGCGCACGGGTGATGAGCCTCACGGATGGACGCAGCAAGATGAGCAAAAGCGACCCGAACGAGGGCAGCCGCATCACCCTGCTCGACCCGCCTGAACTCATCACCAAAAAGATCAAACGGGCAAAGACCGATCCGAAGCGAGGTCTCGAATTCTCCAATCCTGACCGTCCGGAAACAGACAATCTCCTGGGTCTCTACGCGATCCTCAGCGGCAAGGGCCGTGAAGCAGCTGCAGACGAGTGTGCAGACATGGGCTGGGGACAGTTCAAACCCCTTCTGGCTGATGCAGCAGTGGCGGCTCTGGAACCGATTCAGGCTCGCCACAAAGAGCTGATGGCAGACCGCGTCGAGCTCGATCGCGTCCTGGCCAAGGGTCGTGATCAAGCTGAATCCGTGGCCAACGCATCGCTGGAACGTGTGAGAGATGCTTTGGGATTCGCGAAGTGCAGCTGA
- a CDS encoding glycoside hydrolase family 24 protein, producing the protein MLRPFLHIKESSTVLAVSAPLFCGVLLCAGASPVATATSLGTRSVTELKRSLLADVQEQGPYRLTPERRALLNTIRYAEGTWTDGENKGYRILYGGSQFHDLSRHPQKVVVNRYASAAAGAYQFLPATWNGLAEELTLHSFEPRYQDQAALHLVKRRGALGEIDSRGLTRTAMARLAPEWASFPTRSGRSAYGQPVKSHRELVRFYEDNLKQLKDQLGA; encoded by the coding sequence GTGCTCAGGCCATTTCTTCACATCAAAGAATCCTCAACAGTGTTGGCTGTATCAGCCCCACTGTTCTGTGGAGTCTTGCTGTGTGCCGGAGCCTCGCCGGTTGCCACCGCGACCAGTCTTGGAACGCGCAGCGTTACGGAACTCAAACGCTCTCTGCTGGCCGACGTTCAAGAACAGGGGCCTTATCGGCTCACTCCTGAGCGGCGCGCTTTGCTGAACACCATTCGCTATGCAGAGGGCACCTGGACCGATGGTGAAAACAAGGGTTATCGCATCCTCTATGGCGGCAGCCAATTTCACGACCTATCTCGCCATCCACAAAAGGTGGTGGTGAATCGCTACGCCAGCGCTGCAGCGGGTGCATATCAATTTCTTCCTGCCACGTGGAACGGGCTGGCAGAAGAACTCACTCTTCACAGCTTCGAGCCGAGGTATCAGGACCAGGCCGCACTCCACCTGGTGAAGCGTCGTGGAGCTCTCGGTGAAATCGACAGCCGCGGCCTGACGAGGACGGCCATGGCACGACTGGCACCAGAGTGGGCTTCGTTCCCCACCCGCTCAGGGCGTTCGGCCTACGGCCAACCCGTGAAAAGCCACAGGGAACTGGTGCGTTTTTACGAAGACAACCTGAAACAACTCAAGGATCAACTCGGTGCCTGA
- a CDS encoding DUF2605 domain-containing protein, translating into MNADDAPLKQEAGALMESLLTSLLDDFDHWFQRGEQLLENCPASVVSHDDQRAFLDRLREGQRAVAATRALVKASSQPMAVSMEAMTPWHGLVTEVWGLAARIGGARADQAPS; encoded by the coding sequence ATGAACGCTGACGATGCACCGCTTAAGCAGGAAGCAGGCGCGCTGATGGAGTCACTGCTGACGTCTTTGCTGGATGACTTTGACCATTGGTTTCAGCGGGGCGAACAGTTGCTCGAGAACTGTCCCGCCTCCGTGGTGAGTCACGACGATCAGCGGGCATTCCTTGATCGTCTCCGGGAAGGACAACGCGCCGTTGCAGCCACCCGTGCCCTGGTGAAGGCTTCATCGCAGCCGATGGCTGTCTCCATGGAAGCCATGACCCCTTGGCATGGCCTGGTCACGGAGGTGTGGGGGTTGGCCGCAAGGATCGGAGGTGCCAGAGCTGATCAGGCACCGAGTTGA
- the thrS gene encoding threonine--tRNA ligase, which translates to MAGPDRKPVSSAAATTPAPSAPVVLPKTSESSQLLKIRHSMSHVMAMAVQQLFPKARVTIGPWTESGFYYDFDNPDPFTEADLKAIKKGMIKIINKKVPLERVEVTRAEAETKIKAQNEPYKLEILEGLQDPITLYTLGEDWWDLCAGPHVEHTGQLNAKAFELESVAGAYWRGDETKAQLHRIYGTAWETPEQLAEHKRRKEEALRRDHRRIGKDLDLFSIEDEAGAGLVFWHPRGARMRLLIEEFWRQAHFEGGYELLYTPHVADISLWKTSGHLDFYAESMFGPMEVDEREYQLKPMNCPFHVLTYASKLRSYRELPIRWAELGTVYRYERPGVMHGLMRVRGFTQDDAHVFCLPEQISDEILKILDLTERILSTFDFNTYEINLSTRPEKSIGDDAVWDLATKGLIEALERKGWKYKIDEGGGAFYGPKIDLKIEDAIGRMWQCSTIQLDFNLPERFKLDYVAADGSKQRPIMIHRAIFGSLERFFGIMTENYAGDYPFWLAPEQVRLLPVTDEVQPYAESLLDQLTQAGVRATIDRSGDRLGKLIRTGEQMKIPVLAVIGAKEAEQNAVSLRSRRDGDLGVAAVADLLRAAESANSQRAAGLGLNG; encoded by the coding sequence ATGGCGGGCCCCGACCGCAAACCGGTGAGCAGCGCTGCAGCAACCACCCCAGCCCCTTCAGCTCCGGTGGTCCTGCCCAAAACCAGCGAAAGCTCGCAGCTGCTCAAAATCCGCCACTCGATGAGCCATGTGATGGCCATGGCGGTGCAACAGCTCTTCCCCAAGGCCCGCGTCACCATCGGGCCCTGGACGGAATCCGGGTTCTACTACGACTTCGACAACCCCGATCCCTTCACCGAAGCCGATCTCAAGGCGATCAAGAAGGGGATGATCAAGATCATTAATAAAAAGGTCCCGCTCGAGCGTGTCGAGGTGACGCGCGCTGAGGCGGAAACCAAGATCAAGGCCCAGAACGAGCCCTACAAGCTGGAGATCCTGGAAGGCCTCCAGGATCCGATCACCCTCTACACCCTCGGAGAGGACTGGTGGGATCTCTGCGCTGGCCCCCACGTGGAGCACACCGGCCAGCTCAACGCCAAAGCTTTTGAGCTGGAGAGCGTGGCAGGGGCGTACTGGCGCGGTGATGAAACCAAGGCCCAGTTGCACCGGATCTACGGCACGGCCTGGGAAACCCCCGAACAACTGGCCGAGCACAAACGCCGCAAGGAAGAGGCCTTGCGCCGGGATCACCGCCGCATCGGAAAAGACCTGGATCTGTTCTCAATCGAGGATGAAGCTGGTGCTGGATTGGTGTTCTGGCACCCCCGTGGCGCCCGCATGCGTCTGCTGATCGAGGAGTTCTGGCGCCAGGCTCACTTCGAAGGGGGCTACGAGCTGCTCTACACGCCCCACGTGGCCGACATCAGCCTCTGGAAGACCTCCGGCCACCTCGATTTCTACGCCGAGAGCATGTTCGGCCCCATGGAGGTGGACGAGCGGGAGTACCAGCTCAAGCCGATGAACTGCCCGTTCCACGTGCTCACCTACGCCAGCAAGCTGCGCAGCTACAGGGAATTGCCGATCCGCTGGGCCGAGCTGGGCACGGTGTACCGCTACGAGCGGCCGGGCGTGATGCACGGTTTGATGCGTGTGCGCGGCTTTACCCAGGACGATGCCCACGTGTTCTGCCTGCCCGAGCAGATCAGCGACGAGATACTGAAGATCCTCGACCTGACTGAGCGGATTCTCTCCACCTTCGATTTCAACACTTACGAGATCAACCTCTCCACCCGCCCGGAGAAGTCCATCGGCGATGACGCCGTCTGGGACCTCGCCACCAAGGGCCTGATCGAAGCACTGGAACGCAAGGGCTGGAAATACAAGATCGATGAAGGTGGCGGTGCCTTTTACGGCCCCAAGATCGACCTCAAGATCGAAGACGCCATCGGCCGGATGTGGCAGTGCTCCACCATCCAGCTCGATTTCAACCTGCCGGAGCGGTTCAAGCTCGACTACGTTGCTGCTGATGGCAGCAAACAGCGGCCGATCATGATCCACCGGGCCATCTTCGGCTCGCTGGAACGATTCTTCGGGATCATGACCGAGAACTACGCCGGCGATTACCCCTTCTGGCTGGCCCCTGAGCAGGTGCGGCTGCTGCCGGTCACCGATGAGGTGCAGCCCTATGCCGAAAGCCTGCTCGACCAGCTCACCCAGGCGGGCGTGCGGGCCACGATCGATCGCAGTGGCGACCGGCTCGGAAAATTGATCCGCACCGGCGAACAGATGAAGATCCCGGTTCTGGCAGTGATCGGTGCCAAGGAAGCTGAGCAAAACGCCGTGAGCCTGCGCAGCCGCAGGGATGGTGATCTAGGTGTGGCGGCTGTGGCCGATTTGCTCCGAGCTGCAGAGAGCGCCAACAGCCAACGTGCCGCAGGGCTGGGGCTGAACGGATGA
- a CDS encoding DUF1824 family protein, whose product MTQSPISALSDLARLRDAPELSLETCKRLRAELASAMASSIWFTVGVMAPSAKKALAALRALETSQGWDPMAVVDGTDEDGPVFLKANQQGGSVRIRIEHGLGQGILITGHGEDESLPSTTWGPLPLNFF is encoded by the coding sequence ATGACCCAGTCGCCAATCTCCGCCCTCAGCGATCTGGCCCGCCTGCGCGATGCACCGGAGCTCAGCCTGGAGACCTGCAAACGCCTGCGAGCAGAGCTCGCCTCGGCCATGGCCAGCTCCATTTGGTTCACCGTCGGTGTGATGGCCCCCTCTGCCAAAAAAGCCCTCGCGGCCCTCAGGGCGCTGGAAACAAGCCAGGGATGGGATCCCATGGCAGTTGTTGACGGCACCGACGAAGACGGTCCTGTCTTCCTCAAAGCAAACCAACAAGGTGGATCGGTCCGCATCCGCATTGAACACGGCCTCGGCCAGGGAATCCTGATCACTGGGCATGGTGAGGACGAGAGCCTGCCCAGCACCACCTGGGGGCCGCTGCCGTTGAACTTTTTTTGA
- the glk gene encoding glucokinase — protein MPRPTLLAGDMGGTKTLLALYDLEGETLIKRHQQRFVSADWSSLEPMLQAFVEERPKDVQAPTHGCIAVAGPVRNRQARITNLPWQLKEEDLAAAAGMQQLELVNDFGVLIYGLPHFGADQQVVLQEGSQDDGPLAILGAGTGLGMARGVRTSNGLMALSSEGGHREFAPRSDEEWQLACWLKQDLGVDRLSIERVVSGTGLGHIAHWLLQQPGAQSHPLRPVAEAWRRNMASDLPAQVSLAAEEGDPLMRHALDLWLSAYGSATGDLALQELCSGGLWVGGGTASKQRNGLQSPLFLEAMRDKGRFKDFISGLKVTAVIDPEAGLFSSACRARMLAESGGTLA, from the coding sequence ATGCCCCGTCCCACTCTTCTCGCTGGCGACATGGGGGGGACCAAGACCCTTCTTGCGCTCTACGACCTCGAGGGTGAAACGCTGATCAAACGTCACCAGCAACGGTTTGTCTCAGCTGATTGGTCATCGCTGGAGCCGATGCTTCAGGCGTTTGTTGAGGAACGGCCCAAGGACGTCCAGGCGCCAACCCATGGCTGCATCGCCGTGGCAGGCCCTGTTCGCAATCGGCAGGCCCGGATCACCAACCTCCCCTGGCAGCTCAAGGAAGAGGATCTGGCTGCCGCCGCAGGGATGCAGCAACTGGAGCTGGTGAACGATTTCGGTGTGCTGATCTACGGCCTGCCTCACTTCGGCGCGGATCAGCAGGTGGTGCTGCAGGAGGGGAGTCAGGACGACGGGCCCCTGGCCATCCTTGGAGCTGGGACCGGCCTCGGCATGGCTCGAGGCGTTCGCACCAGCAACGGGCTGATGGCTCTCTCCAGCGAGGGTGGACATCGCGAATTCGCACCGCGCAGCGATGAGGAATGGCAACTGGCCTGCTGGCTCAAACAGGACCTGGGAGTCGACCGCCTGTCGATCGAGCGGGTGGTGAGCGGCACAGGGCTTGGCCACATCGCCCATTGGCTGCTGCAGCAGCCAGGCGCACAATCCCACCCCCTTCGTCCTGTGGCTGAGGCCTGGCGGCGAAATATGGCCAGTGACCTTCCAGCTCAGGTGTCTCTCGCGGCCGAAGAGGGGGACCCTCTGATGCGACATGCCCTTGACCTGTGGCTGTCGGCCTACGGCTCAGCCACAGGTGACCTGGCCCTGCAGGAACTCTGCAGCGGTGGTCTCTGGGTGGGAGGCGGCACGGCCTCAAAACAACGCAACGGACTGCAATCCCCGCTGTTCCTTGAGGCAATGCGCGACAAAGGTCGGTTCAAGGACTTCATCAGCGGTCTGAAGGTCACCGCTGTGATCGATCCGGAGGCTGGTCTGTTCAGCTCTGCCTGCCGAGCACGGATGTTGGCGGAGTCGGGTGGGACACTGGCCTGA
- the thrB gene encoding homoserine kinase, with amino-acid sequence MSQPRIGQKVVVDVPATTANLGPGFDCLGAALDLNNRFAMRRIEGSGERFELIIEGTYGSHLRGGPDNLVYRAAQRVWKAANMEPVALEARVRLAVPPARGLGSSATAIVAGLMGANALVGEPLSKEKLLELAIDIEGHPDNVVPSLLGGLCMTAKAASQRWRVVRCEWISSVKAVVAIPSIRLSTSEARRAMPKAIPVSDAVVNLGALTLLLQGLRTGNGDLIADGMHDRLHEPYRWRLIKGGDDVKAAALEAGAWGCAISGAGPSIIALCAEDKGQAVSRAMVKAWEAAGVASRAPVLNLQTSGSHWQPADAG; translated from the coding sequence ATGTCGCAGCCGCGCATCGGTCAGAAAGTGGTGGTGGATGTTCCGGCGACCACTGCCAACCTCGGACCGGGCTTCGACTGCCTTGGTGCCGCCCTGGATCTCAACAACCGCTTTGCCATGCGGCGGATCGAAGGCAGCGGTGAGCGATTCGAACTAATTATTGAGGGCACCTATGGTAGTCACTTACGCGGCGGGCCCGACAACCTCGTCTACCGCGCGGCTCAACGGGTCTGGAAAGCCGCAAACATGGAACCTGTGGCGCTGGAAGCCAGGGTCCGTCTGGCAGTGCCGCCAGCGAGGGGGCTGGGCAGCAGCGCCACCGCCATCGTCGCCGGACTGATGGGGGCCAATGCGCTCGTCGGTGAACCCCTCAGCAAGGAGAAACTGCTGGAGCTGGCCATCGACATCGAGGGGCATCCCGACAACGTCGTGCCCTCTTTGCTTGGAGGGCTCTGCATGACCGCCAAGGCTGCCTCTCAGCGGTGGAGGGTGGTGCGTTGTGAATGGATCAGCAGCGTCAAGGCCGTTGTGGCCATTCCATCGATTCGCCTGAGCACGAGCGAAGCCCGTCGAGCCATGCCGAAGGCGATCCCCGTCAGCGATGCCGTGGTCAACCTGGGAGCGCTCACCCTGTTACTGCAGGGTCTTCGCACCGGTAATGGTGATCTGATTGCGGATGGCATGCACGACCGCCTGCATGAGCCTTATCGCTGGCGCCTGATCAAAGGCGGGGATGACGTCAAAGCCGCGGCCCTGGAGGCGGGAGCCTGGGGATGCGCCATCAGTGGGGCTGGGCCGAGCATCATCGCCCTTTGCGCCGAAGACAAGGGCCAGGCCGTGAGCAGGGCCATGGTCAAGGCCTGGGAAGCTGCCGGCGTGGCCAGCCGGGCTCCTGTGCTGAATTTGCAGACCTCCGGAAGCCACTGGCAGCCCGCGGATGCTGGGTAG